In Paeniglutamicibacter kerguelensis, one genomic interval encodes:
- a CDS encoding S9 family peptidase: MKPVQLELLTTVSAPSLSPDSTRAVVAASRPSFASDTYVGQLWETRVDGSVPPRRLTRGESDRQPRYSPDGLSIAFLRSDAKGKAQLAVVEADGGEPQVLTDRPMGVSGFTWSPDSLAIAFTSRTAEPGRYGSIEGVGAGDEAPRRITTFNYRGDGVGFGKDKVQGLFCIEVPGPDAEPFVKPRGRAAHGVSPLPTGRPAVRELAVAAQDIGEPFYGPDGAWIYFTSALHENQDSDLRSMIHRVPSGARQPVEPELVLGAPAGEWAYRSACWSLDGSALFALAQHVGESGTDFLAKHTVVVSVPAAGLPAASAPAPEEARQVDYTESESLVPYGSESVLACARVRGTGELHRIGADGTVDVLSAGPRFIHGAAASGGTIVVSHISEDSPGECSVLETGGVRRLTDFAAPLREQTGVSLPREATFTAPDGYPVHGWIHLPSGPGPHPVLLNIHGGPFSQYGPGYFDEAQVYTAAGYAVLQCNPRGSSSYGREHGLAIRHAMGTVDLLDVMAFLDGACAANPELDATRAGVLGGSYGGYLTAWAIAHEHRFAAAMVERGFLDPTSFVGTSDIGWFFADAYTGSDPAHVAGQSPMARLDRVRTPTLVMHSEGDYRCPLEQAQRYFVGLKQRGVPTEFVLFPGESHGLSRGGSPWHRRQRFETILEWFNRYLPVDAIPAADAAG; the protein is encoded by the coding sequence GTGAAACCAGTGCAACTAGAACTACTCACTACTGTATCGGCGCCAAGCCTCAGCCCCGATTCCACCCGTGCCGTGGTTGCTGCCTCGCGGCCGAGTTTCGCCAGCGATACCTACGTTGGCCAGCTGTGGGAAACCCGCGTGGACGGCTCCGTGCCGCCACGGCGCCTCACCCGCGGGGAATCGGATCGACAGCCCCGGTACTCTCCCGACGGCCTGAGTATTGCCTTCCTGCGCTCCGACGCCAAGGGCAAGGCGCAGCTTGCGGTGGTTGAGGCCGACGGCGGCGAGCCGCAGGTGCTCACCGACCGGCCCATGGGAGTCAGCGGTTTCACCTGGTCTCCCGACTCGCTGGCCATCGCCTTCACCTCCCGCACCGCCGAACCCGGACGCTACGGCTCGATCGAAGGGGTCGGGGCCGGAGATGAGGCGCCCCGGCGCATCACCACCTTCAATTACCGCGGCGACGGCGTGGGTTTCGGGAAGGACAAGGTCCAGGGCCTGTTCTGCATTGAGGTCCCCGGGCCGGATGCAGAACCGTTCGTCAAACCGCGGGGCAGGGCTGCGCACGGTGTGAGTCCGCTGCCCACTGGCCGGCCTGCCGTCCGTGAGCTTGCCGTGGCCGCCCAGGACATCGGCGAGCCCTTCTACGGCCCCGACGGCGCCTGGATCTACTTCACCTCCGCACTGCACGAAAACCAGGATTCGGATCTGCGATCGATGATCCACCGGGTTCCGTCCGGAGCGCGGCAGCCGGTCGAACCGGAGCTTGTGCTGGGCGCCCCGGCGGGGGAATGGGCCTACCGTTCGGCATGCTGGAGCCTGGACGGATCGGCGCTTTTTGCCCTGGCCCAGCATGTGGGGGAATCCGGGACCGACTTCCTGGCCAAGCACACGGTGGTGGTTTCGGTGCCGGCAGCCGGGCTACCCGCCGCAAGCGCCCCCGCCCCTGAAGAAGCCAGACAGGTTGACTACACGGAATCCGAGTCCCTGGTCCCGTACGGCAGCGAATCGGTGCTGGCCTGTGCCCGCGTGCGCGGCACCGGCGAACTCCACCGGATCGGCGCCGACGGCACGGTGGACGTGCTCAGCGCCGGGCCGCGATTCATCCACGGTGCCGCCGCCAGCGGCGGGACGATCGTTGTCTCCCATATTTCCGAGGATTCGCCGGGGGAGTGCTCCGTGCTGGAAACCGGCGGAGTGCGCCGGCTGACCGATTTCGCGGCACCCTTGCGGGAACAAACAGGAGTGAGCCTGCCGCGGGAAGCCACCTTCACCGCCCCCGACGGATACCCGGTGCACGGCTGGATCCATCTGCCGTCCGGGCCCGGCCCGCACCCGGTGCTGCTGAACATCCACGGAGGCCCGTTCTCGCAATACGGGCCAGGCTATTTCGACGAGGCACAGGTTTACACGGCCGCCGGATACGCGGTGCTGCAGTGCAACCCGCGGGGCAGCTCCAGCTACGGGCGTGAGCACGGGCTGGCGATCCGGCATGCCATGGGCACCGTCGACCTGCTTGACGTGATGGCCTTCCTCGACGGTGCCTGCGCGGCAAACCCGGAACTGGACGCCACCAGGGCCGGCGTCCTGGGCGGCTCCTACGGGGGATACCTGACGGCCTGGGCGATCGCCCACGAGCACCGCTTCGCGGCGGCGATGGTGGAGCGCGGATTCCTGGACCCGACCTCGTTTGTCGGAACCTCGGACATCGGCTGGTTCTTTGCCGACGCCTACACCGGGTCCGATCCGGCACACGTGGCCGGCCAATCTCCCATGGCCAGGCTGGACCGGGTGCGCACCCCGACCCTCGTCATGCATTCGGAAGGCGACTACCGGTGTCCGCTCGAACAGGCCCAGCGCTACTTCGTGGGCCTCAAGCAGCGCGGCGTCCCCACCGAGTTCGTGCTCTTTCCGGGCGAAAGCCACGGGCTGAGCCGTGGCGGTTCCCCGTGGCACCGGCGCCAGCGTTTTGAAACAATCCTCGAGTGGTTCAACCGCTATTTGCCGGTGGACGCCATCCCGGCGGCCGATGCAGCGGGATAG
- a CDS encoding peptide deformylase gives MSQNPECNEDDFLSPDWIREEVTRLVEIHVSGTIPPIVQLGHPVLRMPAQEFTGQLDATLLREFLDTMKTVMHDAPGVGLAAPQLGIPLRIAVLEDMYPTNDDVAAVRERMPLEYFEVLNPTYVARGKRTAAFYEGCLSFNGYQAVVDRPADIDTAYMDADGLAHNRSFSGWQARIFQHETDHLDGTVYIDKALTRSLCASHEFIRWANPGIEEARIGLNF, from the coding sequence ATGAGCCAGAACCCGGAATGCAACGAAGATGACTTCCTCTCCCCCGATTGGATCCGCGAAGAAGTCACCCGACTCGTGGAGATTCACGTGTCGGGCACGATTCCGCCCATAGTCCAGCTCGGCCACCCAGTGCTTCGCATGCCGGCGCAGGAATTCACCGGCCAGCTGGATGCAACACTGCTTCGCGAGTTCCTGGACACCATGAAAACCGTCATGCACGACGCACCCGGGGTGGGCCTTGCAGCCCCGCAACTCGGCATTCCTTTGCGAATCGCCGTGCTCGAGGACATGTACCCCACCAACGATGACGTCGCAGCGGTGCGCGAACGCATGCCGTTGGAGTACTTCGAGGTCCTGAACCCGACCTATGTAGCCCGCGGCAAGCGAACGGCTGCCTTCTACGAGGGATGCCTCTCCTTCAACGGCTACCAGGCAGTCGTCGATCGCCCGGCCGATATCGACACCGCCTACATGGATGCAGACGGCCTCGCCCACAATCGCTCATTCAGCGGTTGGCAGGCCCGGATCTTCCAGCATGAAACAGACCACCTGGATGGAACCGTGTACATCGACAAGGCGCTGACCCGTTCGCTGTGCGCCAGCCACGAGTTCATTCGCTGGGCGAACCCCGGTATCGAGGAAGCACGCATCGGGCTGAACTTTTGA
- the zapE gene encoding cell division protein ZapE → MHDDIQRVIHERATVERLDLDKQQQAAVRLLSGNVAMHLGPGHLSPAGKHVYLWGPPGRGKTWILGAFYDALPTSRKRRVHFHDFFRELHSSAHKATEIALAQVDEPGSLGSSRGRMDRVAARTSAIEQAIESMLGDVEVLCFDEFHCNDPGDAMLLARMFKFIMGRRILLITTSNYPPEELLADEYYHHLILPTIDAIREQMNVHELDARLDYRSIAKDEADRRGFAKGTLAISPSESELHALGITVPDATESARLKPTSHEIRALRVANGQIWFDFRDLCESLTSTLDYLELAKDYGHWIVSGVPGSAEMTPFGLRRLANAIDVLYDHGIRLDLLMDGNFADSLSLLPELDASRLESRLNALRPFVPGKEAKEPLAEGVNA, encoded by the coding sequence TTGCACGACGACATTCAGCGAGTCATCCATGAGCGCGCGACGGTCGAACGCCTGGATCTTGACAAGCAACAACAAGCCGCAGTGCGATTGCTGAGCGGCAACGTGGCCATGCACCTTGGCCCGGGGCACCTGTCCCCCGCCGGAAAACACGTTTATCTCTGGGGTCCTCCAGGCCGCGGCAAAACCTGGATTCTCGGTGCGTTCTATGACGCCTTGCCCACATCAAGGAAGCGACGCGTCCACTTCCACGATTTCTTCCGCGAACTGCATTCCTCGGCGCACAAGGCCACGGAGATTGCATTGGCACAGGTTGACGAACCCGGTTCACTTGGGTCTTCCCGTGGCCGCATGGACCGCGTTGCGGCGCGCACAAGCGCCATAGAGCAGGCGATCGAATCGATGTTGGGCGACGTCGAGGTGCTCTGCTTCGACGAATTCCACTGCAATGACCCCGGTGATGCAATGTTGCTGGCCCGGATGTTCAAATTCATCATGGGCCGGCGGATCCTGCTGATCACCACCTCAAACTATCCGCCGGAGGAACTGCTCGCCGACGAGTATTACCACCACTTGATCCTGCCAACCATCGACGCCATTCGTGAACAGATGAACGTCCACGAACTCGACGCAAGGCTGGATTACCGCTCGATTGCCAAGGATGAGGCCGACAGGCGGGGCTTCGCCAAGGGCACGCTGGCCATCTCGCCATCGGAATCGGAATTGCACGCGCTCGGCATCACCGTGCCGGATGCCACGGAATCGGCACGGCTCAAACCGACTAGCCATGAAATCCGGGCCCTGCGGGTTGCCAACGGCCAGATCTGGTTTGATTTCCGCGATCTCTGCGAATCGCTGACGTCCACGCTGGATTACCTCGAATTGGCCAAGGACTACGGCCACTGGATTGTTTCCGGTGTACCGGGTTCCGCCGAAATGACGCCCTTCGGCCTGCGCCGTTTGGCCAACGCCATCGATGTTCTCTACGATCACGGTATCCGCCTCGATCTTTTGATGGACGGCAACTTTGCCGATTCGTTGTCGTTGCTGCCCGAGCTCGATGCATCACGGCTGGAAAGCAGGCTTAACGCACTGCGGCCTTTTGTCCCTGGCAAAGAAGCCAAAGAACCACTAGCTGAAGGTGTGAACGCATGA
- a CDS encoding tyrosine-type recombinase/integrase, translating into MSEEMGRLLWLPAKASPPDPDEFLSEALEGWKRQQLAQNLGLGTIRRRSRSVLRMTSFVGKAPWEWLPGDADDFFSHLRGVQNLSHNTVRAYQADVKLFLDFAGDSAYDWNARCGQLFGTVFSQVLSELNRATHAQETGEASKRPFSMQELQDFFDLADLEPERILNSGRKGALAAWRDAVMFKTIYAWGLRHNEARHLILADFSRNVRAPSFGEWGVLRVRQGKAMKGSAPKQRTVLTVFDWASEMLDHWERVGRPRFGLHRSTPLFPTNTGRQLDQAYLRRRFHALIGELGFAPGLDIHSFRRSYATNLQIDSGYDVSFVQLQLGHEHASTTSIYTIASPDYRARELTRVLTGTLVRSGALLPDPDRKESP; encoded by the coding sequence GTGAGCGAAGAAATGGGCCGGCTGCTCTGGCTTCCCGCCAAGGCTTCGCCGCCAGATCCAGACGAGTTCTTGAGTGAAGCGTTGGAGGGCTGGAAGCGCCAACAGCTGGCCCAGAACCTTGGCTTGGGCACGATTCGGCGGCGGTCGCGTTCGGTGCTTCGGATGACATCATTTGTTGGGAAGGCCCCCTGGGAATGGCTTCCCGGCGATGCGGATGATTTCTTTTCACACCTCCGAGGCGTCCAGAACCTTTCCCACAACACGGTCCGCGCCTACCAGGCCGATGTAAAGCTGTTTCTCGATTTTGCCGGAGACTCCGCCTATGACTGGAATGCTCGGTGCGGTCAGTTGTTCGGAACGGTGTTCTCCCAGGTCCTGAGCGAACTCAACCGAGCTACTCATGCCCAGGAAACCGGCGAGGCCTCCAAGCGGCCGTTCAGCATGCAGGAGTTGCAGGATTTCTTCGACCTGGCAGACCTGGAACCCGAGCGGATCCTCAATTCGGGGCGCAAGGGAGCGCTGGCAGCCTGGCGGGATGCGGTGATGTTCAAAACGATCTATGCCTGGGGATTGCGCCACAACGAGGCCCGCCACCTGATTCTCGCCGATTTCTCCCGCAACGTTCGCGCCCCATCCTTCGGTGAATGGGGCGTGCTTCGCGTTCGACAAGGCAAGGCCATGAAGGGCTCCGCCCCGAAGCAACGGACCGTGCTGACCGTCTTCGACTGGGCATCCGAGATGTTGGACCATTGGGAACGGGTAGGCCGCCCCCGGTTTGGGCTCCACCGATCCACTCCCCTGTTCCCTACCAATACGGGAAGACAGCTTGACCAGGCCTACCTGCGCCGCCGCTTCCACGCGCTCATAGGGGAGCTCGGGTTCGCGCCCGGTCTCGACATCCATTCATTCCGCCGTTCCTACGCCACGAACCTCCAAATCGACTCTGGCTACGACGTGAGCTTCGTCCAGCTGCAGCTTGGCCACGAGCACGCATCGACCACCTCGATCTACACAATTGCCTCACCGGACTACCGCGCCCGCGAACTGACCAGGGTCCTGACCGGCACCCTCGTCCGCAGCGGCGCCCTCCTCCCAGACCCCGACCGGAAGGAATCCCCATGA
- a CDS encoding helix-turn-helix domain-containing protein, with amino-acid sequence MRRQVDYQWRVRELMARSGMRNSRDLVEPLRERGITLSESQIYRLVAQEPERIAFKVLVALADIFRVEVNELVTYSATDTRALRPKKAVGSASEVPLAEAYRPIRARIKRPGNDDE; translated from the coding sequence ATGAGACGCCAGGTCGACTACCAGTGGCGTGTTCGCGAACTGATGGCACGGAGCGGGATGCGCAACAGTCGCGACCTCGTTGAACCGCTTCGGGAACGGGGCATCACGCTCTCGGAATCACAGATCTATCGCCTGGTGGCCCAAGAACCCGAACGGATCGCCTTCAAGGTCCTTGTCGCACTCGCGGACATCTTCCGGGTCGAAGTCAATGAACTAGTTACCTATAGCGCAACGGACACCCGGGCCCTGCGGCCGAAAAAGGCCGTGGGAAGCGCCTCGGAGGTTCCCCTCGCGGAGGCCTATCGGCCGATTCGCGCCCGCATTAAGCGGCCCGGGAATGACGATGAATGA
- a CDS encoding lipocalin-like domain-containing protein, which produces MYESKGRNHRPVTEGDGERADIAGASGTEINRRLVLGSGLAMAATAGLLGAGVAHPARAASEGQAGALQEVTGYALYLLPQDHKWHTGGIFDTGQVQEWHYWTGFFTDDETGEEFGVFYNITNNPSAPGGPSLWEQGVSFSFGDFAKQELVWSHQLTAVGSLQATRPRGSTSPHDFQYNATGENLEFTTVYRAEPDTWRFSFTGVAASNGNPAIAMDMVNTPQSPYGYMPVGLAGFENQNIPWNGQKLDPTTLYSLSYYYTGPISKSKGTVTIGGKTRHLTGTTWFEHQWGNYNSGQEPWTTAYTWGALTFDDGNVFTWRQWYGAPNGSAPLQPILEIGRNSFGTPNDTPGGGLAFHVGNNAEWKALKTWKSPVSGRNIATQVQLTSAFGTWYLTNVFDNYEMPWGYPPYGTTPYSFVEAAMWVHTGSVDGPVVGHAFPEQGNQITQYQAAVPG; this is translated from the coding sequence ATGTATGAGAGCAAAGGGCGGAACCATCGCCCGGTGACCGAGGGCGATGGTGAACGTGCGGACATCGCTGGCGCGTCAGGAACAGAAATCAACCGTCGTTTGGTCTTGGGTTCGGGCCTGGCCATGGCCGCCACGGCGGGCCTGTTGGGGGCCGGTGTCGCTCATCCGGCACGCGCCGCCTCCGAAGGCCAGGCCGGCGCGCTCCAGGAAGTCACCGGCTATGCCCTGTACCTCTTGCCGCAGGACCACAAATGGCACACGGGCGGAATCTTCGACACCGGCCAGGTGCAGGAGTGGCATTACTGGACCGGCTTCTTCACCGATGACGAGACCGGGGAAGAGTTCGGCGTTTTTTACAACATCACGAACAACCCGAGTGCTCCCGGGGGGCCCTCGCTGTGGGAGCAAGGCGTCAGCTTCTCGTTCGGGGACTTCGCCAAGCAGGAGTTGGTCTGGTCGCACCAGCTGACTGCCGTTGGCTCATTGCAGGCGACACGGCCGCGGGGCTCGACCTCGCCGCACGACTTCCAGTACAACGCCACGGGCGAGAACCTGGAATTCACGACGGTGTACCGTGCCGAGCCTGACACGTGGCGCTTCAGCTTCACGGGTGTTGCCGCAAGCAACGGGAACCCGGCCATCGCCATGGACATGGTGAACACGCCCCAGTCGCCGTACGGCTACATGCCGGTCGGGCTTGCCGGCTTTGAGAATCAGAACATCCCCTGGAACGGGCAGAAGCTGGATCCCACCACCCTGTACTCACTGTCCTACTACTACACAGGCCCGATATCGAAGAGTAAGGGCACCGTCACCATCGGCGGCAAGACCCGCCATCTCACCGGCACCACCTGGTTTGAGCACCAGTGGGGGAACTACAACTCCGGGCAGGAGCCGTGGACGACTGCGTATACCTGGGGGGCGCTGACATTCGACGACGGCAACGTCTTCACCTGGCGCCAGTGGTACGGCGCGCCCAACGGATCGGCTCCCCTCCAACCGATCCTGGAGATCGGCCGCAACTCGTTCGGGACGCCCAATGACACACCGGGCGGCGGCCTTGCCTTCCACGTGGGGAACAACGCGGAGTGGAAAGCGTTGAAGACCTGGAAGTCACCGGTGAGCGGGCGCAACATCGCCACCCAGGTGCAGCTGACCAGCGCCTTCGGGACCTGGTACCTCACCAACGTCTTCGACAACTACGAGATGCCCTGGGGCTACCCGCCCTATGGGACCACTCCGTATAGCTTTGTCGAAGCCGCGATGTGGGTCCACACGGGCTCGGTCGACGGGCCGGTTGTCGGCCACGCTTTCCCGGAGCAGGGCAACCAGATCACCCAGTACCAGGCGGCAGTTCCCGGGTAG
- a CDS encoding biotin transporter BioY — MTNPRTLSNRTGSRRLDATSLARVAVFAAIVAVLGLPGGFTVAGGVPITVQTLGVMLAGAILGPWLGALSMTVLMALVAIGLPLLAGGRGGIGVFFGPSAGYLLGWIVAAFVIGLIVHAGGRKPVLWRTAVGVLTGGILVIYAVGIPVQSMVTRLPLGETVLMSLAFVPGDLIKVVTATIIVMTLVRAYPRAFRRVWASKTAPVMERV; from the coding sequence ATGACCAATCCTCGTACCCTCTCAAACCGTACCGGCAGTCGGCGGCTCGACGCCACAAGCCTCGCACGGGTCGCCGTATTCGCGGCCATTGTCGCCGTGCTCGGCCTGCCGGGCGGATTCACCGTCGCCGGCGGCGTCCCGATCACCGTCCAGACGCTCGGCGTGATGCTCGCTGGCGCCATTCTCGGACCATGGCTTGGCGCCCTCTCGATGACCGTGCTGATGGCGCTGGTCGCGATTGGCCTGCCCCTCCTCGCAGGCGGCCGCGGTGGCATCGGCGTGTTCTTCGGGCCTTCGGCGGGCTACCTCCTTGGCTGGATCGTCGCTGCGTTTGTCATCGGCTTGATTGTGCATGCGGGAGGGCGCAAGCCGGTGCTGTGGCGGACGGCCGTCGGCGTGCTCACCGGCGGCATCCTGGTGATCTACGCCGTCGGGATCCCCGTGCAGAGCATGGTGACGCGCCTGCCGCTCGGCGAGACGGTGTTGATGAGTCTCGCATTCGTACCTGGCGACCTGATCAAGGTCGTGACCGCGACGATCATCGTGATGACGTTGGTCCGGGCATATCCGCGCGCCTTCCGCCGCGTGTGGGCCTCGAAGACGGCCCCGGTCATGGAGCGGGTCTAG
- a CDS encoding AMP-binding protein, whose protein sequence is MIIPVSGGEPGLLEHLQQIREAGDVPLVGDPRWSTAHWGAMVEAATKAELPDGTAWATLTSGSSGAPRIVLRSAESWDDSFAAVSRFLDAGHGENVALPAPPASSLTLFSLAHSLSGGPRPMLRVTPDADALHGTPQALRAVLDAGAPPRLRAALIGGSHLDPALRRRAEAAGIRVTAYYGAAELSFVACDEGDGLRPFPGVDLEIRDGELWVRSTFIASGYAGAPGPLRRDGEWATVGDRAELVDGRLRLLGRADDAILSASATIVPEEVEAVLRSIPGVRDAIVFGLPSGPIGALVSALLELDDDAPVDVRPLAAAQLAPAHRPRRWFAGEIPRTASGKPARAEAVRLVQSGEVQSLAV, encoded by the coding sequence GTGATCATTCCGGTCAGCGGTGGGGAGCCCGGCCTGCTCGAGCATCTCCAGCAGATCCGCGAGGCGGGTGACGTCCCCCTTGTCGGTGATCCCCGGTGGTCGACGGCGCACTGGGGCGCCATGGTCGAGGCCGCCACGAAGGCGGAGCTTCCCGACGGAACCGCCTGGGCGACCCTCACCTCCGGCAGCAGCGGCGCGCCGCGGATCGTGTTGCGCAGCGCCGAATCCTGGGACGACTCGTTTGCCGCCGTCAGCAGGTTCCTGGACGCCGGGCACGGGGAAAACGTGGCACTGCCCGCCCCGCCGGCTTCCTCGCTCACCTTATTTTCGCTGGCCCACTCGCTTTCGGGCGGGCCGCGCCCGATGCTGCGGGTCACCCCTGATGCCGATGCCTTGCACGGCACCCCGCAGGCTCTTCGGGCCGTACTCGACGCGGGCGCTCCACCGCGGTTGCGCGCTGCATTGATCGGCGGGTCCCACCTGGATCCGGCGCTGCGCCGGCGTGCCGAGGCCGCCGGCATCCGCGTGACCGCCTACTACGGTGCCGCCGAGCTGTCCTTCGTGGCCTGCGACGAAGGCGACGGCTTGCGGCCGTTCCCCGGGGTCGACCTGGAGATCCGGGATGGCGAGCTGTGGGTGCGCTCCACCTTCATCGCGTCCGGCTATGCCGGCGCCCCCGGTCCGCTGCGCCGGGACGGCGAGTGGGCGACGGTCGGCGACCGTGCGGAACTTGTCGACGGCCGCCTGCGACTGCTGGGACGGGCCGACGACGCGATCCTGAGCGCTTCGGCGACCATCGTTCCCGAGGAGGTCGAGGCCGTGCTGCGCTCGATTCCCGGCGTCCGCGACGCGATCGTGTTCGGGCTGCCGAGCGGACCAATCGGCGCCCTGGTTTCCGCGTTGTTGGAGTTGGATGACGATGCGCCGGTTGATGTCCGACCGCTTGCCGCAGCCCAGTTGGCTCCTGCGCATCGACCGCGACGCTGGTTCGCCGGCGAGATCCCGCGGACCGCGTCGGGCAAGCCCGCGCGGGCCGAAGCCGTGCGTTTGGTCCAGTCCGGGGAGGTGCAGTCCCTTGCAGTCTGA
- a CDS encoding thiolase family protein has protein sequence MQSDRDPVIIAARRSPIGTRGRALAQLRVEELAAPVIRAALADAAAANGAPVTVADVLLGNCMGPGGNPGRIAALAAGLGHEVPGVTVDRQCGSGLAAVLDAAAAFRAGDDRMRVAGGVESASTAPVRSVDGIAYDRAPFAPAGFSDPEMTRAAEDLAVHDGISRARQDAHAARSHARARAARSAGRFDAELVPLAGLQHDDAVGGAERLLPRLPALFPGGSLTAGTATRIGDGAAALVLAPAGTAPGLAIRASAVLGCDPALPGIGAAGAIQAALRSAGLDLADIAALEIVEAFAAQSLAVLDRLGIADDDPRLSADGGALALGHPWGASGAIAVVRLFSRLVRAGAPAGTRGLAAASIGGGMGIAAVLEVVR, from the coding sequence TTGCAGTCTGACCGCGATCCAGTGATCATCGCAGCCCGGCGCAGCCCGATCGGCACGCGGGGCCGTGCCCTGGCACAATTGCGTGTCGAGGAGCTGGCGGCGCCCGTGATCCGGGCAGCCCTGGCCGACGCCGCAGCCGCGAACGGCGCCCCTGTCACCGTGGCCGATGTGCTGCTCGGGAACTGCATGGGTCCCGGAGGAAACCCGGGCCGCATCGCCGCGCTGGCGGCCGGGCTCGGCCACGAGGTTCCCGGCGTGACGGTGGATCGGCAATGCGGGAGCGGCTTGGCGGCCGTGCTCGATGCCGCGGCCGCATTCCGCGCCGGTGACGATCGCATGCGCGTCGCCGGCGGCGTGGAGAGCGCCTCCACGGCGCCGGTGCGTTCGGTGGACGGCATTGCCTATGACCGGGCACCGTTCGCCCCGGCGGGCTTCAGCGACCCGGAAATGACCCGGGCCGCCGAGGATCTCGCCGTGCACGATGGCATTTCGCGTGCCCGCCAGGACGCCCATGCCGCCCGCAGCCACGCCCGCGCACGGGCGGCACGGTCCGCCGGCCGGTTCGATGCCGAGCTGGTCCCGCTGGCAGGGCTCCAACATGACGACGCGGTCGGCGGCGCGGAGCGACTGCTCCCCCGGCTGCCCGCACTCTTTCCCGGAGGCTCGCTCACCGCGGGCACCGCCACGCGCATCGGGGACGGTGCCGCCGCCCTGGTGCTTGCCCCGGCCGGGACCGCTCCCGGGCTCGCGATCCGGGCGTCCGCCGTTCTCGGCTGCGATCCGGCGCTCCCGGGCATCGGGGCCGCCGGTGCAATCCAGGCGGCCCTGCGCTCGGCCGGATTGGACCTTGCGGACATCGCGGCGCTGGAGATCGTGGAGGCGTTCGCCGCGCAAAGCCTCGCCGTGCTCGACCGGCTCGGGATCGCGGACGACGACCCGCGGCTGTCCGCCGACGGCGGCGCGCTGGCGCTGGGCCACCCTTGGGGTGCCAGCGGTGCGATCGCCGTGGTGCGCCTCTTCAGCCGCCTCGTGCGCGCGGGCGCGCCGGCAGGGACCCGCGGTCTTGCCGCCGCGTCGATCGGCGGCGGCATGGGAATCGCCGCAGTGCTGGAGGTTGTCCGATGA
- a CDS encoding energy-coupling factor ABC transporter ATP-binding protein, which produces MSSNGIHLNNVGVRLGDTDVLQDLSLDLDARTVAVIGENGSGKSTFARLIGGLIARTSGELSILGIDPASRAAELRRRIAIVFSNPDAQIIMPTVAEDVAFSLRADRLRPAELEERVAAAMERFGITELAERPSHDLSGGQKQMLALCGAFVRSPELVIADEPTAYLDARNARRVADHLFEDNGHRLVLVTHDLGLAARCEQAVLFAGGRMVAVGEPDAIIARYEAVLRC; this is translated from the coding sequence ATGAGCTCGAACGGAATCCACCTCAACAACGTCGGGGTGCGCCTCGGTGATACGGACGTGCTGCAGGATCTCTCCCTCGATCTCGACGCGCGCACCGTGGCCGTCATCGGGGAGAACGGTTCGGGCAAATCCACGTTCGCCCGGTTGATCGGCGGACTCATTGCCAGGACCTCGGGCGAGCTGAGCATCCTGGGGATCGACCCGGCCAGCCGGGCCGCCGAGTTGCGCCGCCGCATCGCCATCGTGTTCAGCAACCCGGACGCGCAGATCATCATGCCAACGGTCGCCGAGGACGTCGCCTTCTCGCTGCGCGCCGACCGGCTCCGCCCGGCCGAGCTCGAGGAACGGGTGGCCGCGGCGATGGAACGGTTCGGCATCACCGAACTGGCCGAGCGCCCGTCCCACGACCTCTCCGGCGGCCAGAAACAGATGCTCGCGCTGTGCGGCGCTTTCGTGCGCAGCCCGGAGCTGGTGATCGCGGACGAGCCGACCGCCTACCTGGACGCGCGCAACGCCAGGAGGGTCGCCGACCACCTGTTCGAGGACAATGGGCACCGACTGGTGCTCGTCACCCACGACCTCGGGCTGGCCGCGCGTTGCGAACAGGCCGTGCTTTTCGCCGGCGGACGCATGGTGGCAGTCGGGGAACCGGATGCGATCATCGCCAGGTACGAGGCGGTGTTGCGATGCTGA